One Mycolicibacterium crocinum DNA window includes the following coding sequences:
- a CDS encoding adenylate/guanylate cyclase domain-containing protein produces the protein MTADVVCTSCGSVLRGKARFCDQCGAPTAGSGDAAEYKQVTVLFADVVRSMDIAAALDLERLREVMTDLVERCAAVARRYGGSVEYNGDGVMALFGAPIALEDHAFRACLAAMEIQAEARRLADEIKDRDGIDFSVRGGLNSGRVIVGEIGSGAFGYRATGETVGMAQRMESAAPPGAVMLSESTVRLVESLVSLADPEWVHIKGAEDPVRARRLLAVGRGDRSIGRAEARLVGRRWEMAVLDAIAERAVDGRGGVVRLVGPPGIGKSRVARETAGAAAERGIEVVWTFCGSHTAEIPFYAVSQLLRAGTGVAGLDPDAARARLRGLIPGADPQDLLLLDDLLGVADPSVPMQQIDPDARRRRLIAVVNTVALARTQPVLFIIEDAHWMDAVSQSMLADFLSIVPQMPAMVLITFRPEYVGPLAGIAAAQTVALGPLGDSDTATLLTELLGSDPSVHDLAAVIGKQAAGNPFFAEEMVREMAQRGVLTGARGSYVCVADTTDLSVPVTVQAAISARIDRLSEPAKRTLNAAAVIGVHFGADLLAALEVDVTLDELLQVELIDQVRFTPTAEYVFRNPLIQAVAYESQLKSDRAVWHRRLATAIEQRAPDSTDENAVLIAEHLKAAGDLPEAYAWHLRAAAWSSKRDVASARSSWERARRIADELPDDVPGRLSKRIAPRTMLCATDFHASAADESKGRFTELRELCSAAGDKVSLAVGMTGQVTEYLYSGRTREAATLASEHLELLDSIGDATLTVGLSFPAFVTWFSQVEIDQTSRWSQRVIELAGDDPGMGAGFGLGSPLAAALAFRGISRWWMGEPTWREDFRDAIAMGQQVDPVTLGFVLAWTYGAAIVYGVVRSDDTVVEVSQAAVDAAERLGNDNGELVLGVSLSYRGNDADRERGLELIEKALAMFRVRVPSLVPITTVLAARERARTGDRDAALMSMREAVDTLHTEDRWGWLVAGLAILVETLVERSSSADLAEAEEAIRSLEAFRLQHDSAILDITILRLRAMLAGARDDADAYRALANEYLAMAESLSFDGHIAWAKAMAAC, from the coding sequence ATGACTGCCGACGTGGTGTGCACGTCGTGCGGCAGCGTGCTGCGTGGCAAGGCCAGGTTCTGCGACCAATGCGGTGCTCCGACGGCCGGGTCGGGAGATGCCGCCGAGTACAAGCAGGTGACGGTGCTGTTCGCGGACGTGGTGCGCTCGATGGACATCGCCGCGGCCCTGGACCTGGAGCGGTTGCGTGAGGTCATGACCGACCTTGTGGAGCGTTGCGCGGCGGTGGCGCGCCGGTACGGCGGGTCGGTGGAATACAACGGTGACGGTGTGATGGCGCTGTTCGGTGCGCCGATAGCGCTGGAGGATCACGCGTTTCGGGCCTGCTTGGCCGCCATGGAGATCCAAGCCGAGGCCCGCCGGTTGGCTGACGAGATCAAGGACCGCGACGGTATCGATTTCAGCGTCCGGGGCGGGCTGAATTCTGGACGCGTGATTGTCGGCGAGATCGGCTCAGGGGCATTCGGTTACCGCGCAACCGGCGAGACCGTCGGGATGGCGCAGCGGATGGAGTCGGCAGCGCCCCCGGGTGCAGTGATGCTATCGGAGTCGACCGTCCGACTCGTCGAATCGCTTGTTTCCCTTGCCGATCCGGAGTGGGTGCACATCAAGGGCGCCGAGGATCCCGTGCGTGCACGCAGACTGTTGGCCGTCGGGCGGGGTGATCGATCGATCGGTCGCGCCGAGGCGCGGCTGGTGGGCCGGCGCTGGGAGATGGCCGTTCTGGACGCCATTGCCGAGCGCGCGGTCGACGGGCGCGGTGGGGTGGTTCGCCTGGTGGGGCCTCCGGGAATCGGCAAGTCCCGGGTTGCCCGGGAGACGGCGGGGGCGGCGGCGGAGCGCGGCATCGAGGTGGTGTGGACCTTCTGTGGATCGCACACCGCTGAAATCCCGTTCTACGCGGTCAGTCAACTGTTGCGAGCGGGGACCGGGGTGGCGGGCTTGGACCCCGACGCCGCGCGGGCCCGGTTGCGGGGCCTCATACCCGGCGCCGACCCGCAGGATCTTCTGCTGCTGGATGATCTGCTCGGTGTAGCCGATCCCAGTGTGCCGATGCAGCAGATCGACCCGGATGCGCGACGGCGGCGCCTAATCGCAGTGGTCAACACGGTGGCGCTGGCCCGAACCCAGCCGGTGCTCTTCATCATCGAAGACGCCCACTGGATGGACGCGGTCAGCCAGTCGATGCTCGCCGACTTCCTGTCCATTGTTCCGCAGATGCCCGCGATGGTGCTGATCACGTTTCGTCCCGAGTACGTGGGACCCCTGGCGGGAATCGCTGCGGCACAAACCGTCGCGTTGGGTCCCCTCGGCGACTCGGACACCGCGACGCTGCTCACCGAATTGCTGGGCTCGGATCCCTCGGTGCACGACCTGGCGGCGGTGATCGGTAAGCAGGCGGCGGGCAACCCCTTCTTCGCCGAAGAGATGGTCCGGGAAATGGCGCAGCGCGGCGTGCTGACCGGTGCCCGCGGAAGTTACGTGTGTGTCGCCGACACAACCGATCTCAGCGTTCCGGTGACAGTTCAGGCAGCCATCAGCGCACGCATCGACCGGCTCAGCGAGCCCGCCAAACGAACACTCAACGCGGCAGCGGTGATCGGGGTGCACTTCGGCGCCGACTTGCTCGCCGCACTCGAAGTGGACGTGACACTGGACGAGCTGCTGCAGGTCGAGCTCATCGATCAAGTCCGGTTCACGCCGACCGCGGAGTATGTGTTCCGTAATCCGCTGATCCAGGCGGTCGCCTACGAATCGCAACTGAAATCAGACCGCGCCGTATGGCATCGGCGGTTGGCGACAGCGATCGAGCAGCGCGCACCAGACTCGACGGACGAGAACGCGGTGTTGATTGCCGAGCACCTGAAGGCAGCCGGCGATCTGCCTGAGGCCTACGCGTGGCATCTGCGTGCCGCCGCATGGTCGTCCAAGCGCGATGTCGCGTCAGCCCGTTCGAGTTGGGAGAGGGCCCGACGCATCGCCGACGAATTACCCGACGATGTACCCGGTCGACTGTCGAAGCGCATCGCGCCGCGAACGATGCTGTGCGCCACCGACTTCCACGCCAGCGCCGCCGACGAAAGCAAGGGGCGCTTCACCGAACTCCGCGAGTTGTGCAGTGCCGCGGGTGACAAAGTGTCCCTCGCCGTCGGGATGACCGGTCAGGTCACCGAGTATCTGTACTCCGGGCGAACCAGGGAAGCGGCGACCTTGGCCTCCGAGCACCTGGAACTGCTCGACTCCATCGGTGATGCGACCCTGACCGTCGGGTTGTCGTTCCCGGCGTTCGTCACGTGGTTCAGTCAAGTGGAGATAGATCAGACGTCGCGCTGGTCCCAGCGCGTCATCGAACTGGCCGGTGATGATCCGGGAATGGGCGCCGGTTTTGGCCTCGGGTCACCGCTCGCCGCTGCGCTCGCCTTCCGCGGGATCTCCCGGTGGTGGATGGGGGAGCCCACCTGGCGCGAAGACTTCCGCGACGCCATCGCGATGGGGCAGCAGGTCGATCCCGTGACGCTTGGGTTCGTCCTGGCGTGGACGTATGGCGCCGCAATCGTCTATGGGGTAGTGCGATCCGACGATACCGTCGTCGAAGTGAGTCAGGCAGCGGTCGATGCCGCCGAACGACTCGGCAACGACAATGGGGAGCTCGTCCTGGGAGTGTCCCTGTCCTATCGGGGCAACGACGCCGACCGCGAACGTGGGCTGGAGCTGATCGAAAAAGCTTTGGCCATGTTTCGCGTTCGCGTGCCATCACTGGTCCCGATCACCACGGTGCTGGCTGCCCGGGAAAGGGCACGCACCGGTGATCGGGACGCCGCTCTGATGTCCATGCGCGAGGCCGTGGACACCTTGCACACCGAAGACCGGTGGGGGTGGCTCGTCGCCGGACTGGCGATTCTGGTGGAAACCCTTGTTGAGCGGTCGTCCTCGGCTGACCTCGCCGAAGCCGAAGAAGCCATCCGGTCCTTGGAAGCCTTTCGGCTGCAGCATGACTCGGCAATTCTCGACATCACGATTCTGCGCCTTCGCGCGATGCTGGCCGGCGCGCGCGACGACGCCGATGCTTATCGGGCGTTGGCGAACGAGTATCTCGCGATGGCCGAATCGTTGAGCTTCGACGGACACATTGCCTGGGCCAAGGCGATGGCCGCCTGCTAG
- a CDS encoding acyltransferase domain-containing protein: protein MTAGITPWTLSAKSASALAGQAAALERLLEDQPDADPTDVALSLVSTTVSARHRAVIVGSGRGELLTGLRALASGTPAPGVITGRATRAGRTVFVFPGQGSAWVRMAVELWDTAAAFTEHMRQCDEVFAEFLDWSLVGALRGQPGSPGLNRDDVVQALHFSVMVSLAAQWRALGVEPDAVIGHSQGEIAAAYVAGALTLRDAARVLCAQCDAVTHLAESGGVVSIPGPVEQVCELIKPWEGSITIAERNSPSSTTVTGTASAIDELFARCVREQLPATRIPVAYAAHCALVDELRESLRETLADVRPRHTDIIFISTVTGAATDPSVLNDDYWFANLRQPVLFEDAVRWAYRRGHHTFIECGPQQMLTADIEESLDDCGDDPTVIGTLRRNDGSMRRFLMSVAESHVRGTSPNWANVLNQRPG, encoded by the coding sequence ATGACCGCCGGCATCACGCCGTGGACCTTGTCCGCGAAGTCGGCATCGGCGCTGGCCGGTCAGGCCGCGGCGCTCGAGCGGCTCCTCGAGGATCAACCCGACGCAGATCCGACCGACGTCGCCTTGTCCTTGGTCAGCACCACGGTGTCCGCCAGGCACCGCGCCGTGATCGTCGGCTCCGGCCGTGGCGAACTGCTCACCGGCTTAAGGGCGCTCGCCTCGGGCACGCCCGCCCCCGGCGTTATCACCGGGCGAGCCACGCGTGCGGGGAGAACCGTCTTCGTGTTTCCCGGGCAGGGGTCTGCGTGGGTTCGCATGGCGGTCGAGTTGTGGGACACCGCAGCGGCCTTCACCGAACACATGCGGCAGTGCGACGAGGTTTTCGCCGAGTTCCTCGACTGGTCCCTGGTCGGCGCCCTCCGCGGTCAACCCGGCTCGCCCGGCCTGAACCGCGACGACGTGGTGCAGGCACTGCATTTCTCCGTGATGGTCTCCTTGGCCGCGCAGTGGCGTGCGCTGGGCGTCGAACCGGACGCGGTCATCGGACATTCGCAGGGCGAGATCGCCGCCGCCTACGTAGCCGGCGCGCTCACCCTGCGCGATGCGGCGCGGGTGTTGTGCGCACAGTGCGACGCGGTCACTCACCTCGCGGAATCGGGCGGCGTGGTGTCCATACCGGGGCCCGTTGAGCAGGTGTGCGAGCTGATCAAGCCGTGGGAGGGATCGATCACCATCGCCGAGCGAAACAGCCCGTCATCGACGACGGTCACCGGCACCGCATCCGCCATCGACGAGCTGTTCGCTCGTTGTGTGCGTGAACAACTGCCGGCCACTCGGATACCCGTGGCATACGCAGCGCATTGCGCCCTCGTGGACGAGCTGCGCGAGAGCCTGCGGGAGACCCTCGCCGATGTACGGCCGCGACACACCGACATCATTTTCATCTCGACGGTCACCGGGGCCGCCACCGATCCGTCGGTTCTCAACGATGATTACTGGTTCGCCAATCTGCGGCAACCGGTGCTGTTCGAAGACGCCGTGCGGTGGGCGTACCGACGCGGTCATCACACGTTCATCGAATGCGGCCCACAACAAATGCTGACCGCCGATATCGAGGAATCCTTGGATGACTGCGGTGACGACCCCACCGTCATCGGCACACTCCGGCGCAACGACGGCAGCATGCGGCGATTCTTGATGTCGGTGGCCGAAAGTCACGTGCGTGGGACGTCACCGAACTGGGCGAACGTGCTGAATCAGCGACCGGGCTAG
- a CDS encoding helix-turn-helix transcriptional regulator, whose product MRLAWPLIGRTGQMKSVESAIAAPEVSGIVVSGGAGVGKTRIAREALSAAQARGFEGRWVVGASSARSIPLGAFSAWTQRGATETVQLVRGVIESLTAARSPAGVVVAVDDAQLLDDLSMFVLHQLVQRDAAKVIVTIRDSEPVPAALQEIWAAGRFERLDVAPLSLDETTALLAATLSGHVEPASAQRLWKLTHGNPLYLRNIVEQEVADGRLEQHRDTWSWAGDPVLPADLVGLVESRIGALATSVGDVIDVLAVAEPLELAVLTRISDPAAIEEAETRGLISLEATGASVQARVAHPIYGEVRRRRASVTRLRRLRGLVATELADTDDSDDIRALVKRATLSVESDLAPDADLLVRAAHGAVWLADLPLANRLAEAAMAAGAGPEPNFVRAHALSWLSRGAEADAVLDAMAASELTDVDRARLAFHRASNLLWALGDPDRAIEIVDMQSDVTAPEARSYLDAFRVVHRFATDDPTSAVEAAHQLVLDDLPPVVGAEIAWALTVVSGEAGRVDEAEAHAGAGYRAATRRFDAPQMRFNIADAHLTALLLAGRITEAAEVAAEVGRQAADLPGEAQLLGSAVAGRAELGAGRLDIACRLLGQAALGLSAAGHGMGWGYRYNVVRVTALAMHGDSAEATALLAALDDVRRPFRSLDYEVSLARAWVVAGQGAVSEAIAIASSAAERACGKGQFGAEVLCLQIAVQFGDRGSAARLRELESIVEGPRAALAARFAEALRDGDGSELISVSEAFEELGDLVAAADAAAHAALTHRKHDQRGSALTGATRATGLAQRCGGLVTPALRQAAEPLPFTEREREIVMLIAQGLSNRAIAQRLVLSVRTVESHVFRAMAKTGTNTREELAALLGRPG is encoded by the coding sequence GTGCGCTTAGCGTGGCCGTTGATTGGCCGCACCGGGCAGATGAAATCCGTCGAGTCCGCGATTGCGGCTCCGGAGGTGTCGGGCATCGTCGTGTCCGGCGGGGCGGGGGTCGGCAAGACCCGGATCGCCCGGGAAGCGCTGAGCGCTGCGCAAGCCCGAGGGTTCGAGGGCCGGTGGGTCGTCGGCGCCTCCTCGGCGCGGTCGATTCCGTTGGGCGCGTTCAGCGCGTGGACTCAGCGCGGTGCCACCGAGACAGTTCAGCTGGTGCGAGGGGTGATCGAGTCGTTGACGGCCGCGCGTTCGCCCGCAGGGGTGGTGGTGGCTGTCGACGATGCGCAGCTGCTCGACGATCTGTCCATGTTCGTCCTGCATCAGCTCGTCCAACGCGACGCCGCGAAAGTCATCGTCACGATTCGGGACAGTGAGCCGGTTCCCGCTGCGCTTCAGGAGATCTGGGCGGCCGGCCGGTTCGAGCGGCTCGACGTTGCGCCGCTGTCCCTCGACGAGACCACAGCCCTGCTCGCGGCGACGCTATCTGGTCACGTGGAACCTGCTTCGGCACAACGTCTTTGGAAGCTGACGCATGGCAACCCGCTCTACCTGCGCAATATCGTCGAGCAGGAGGTCGCAGACGGTCGGCTCGAGCAGCACCGCGACACGTGGTCGTGGGCAGGCGATCCGGTGTTACCGGCCGATCTCGTCGGTTTGGTCGAGTCGAGGATCGGCGCGTTGGCGACCTCGGTCGGTGACGTGATCGACGTGCTGGCTGTCGCCGAACCGTTGGAATTGGCTGTGCTGACGCGCATATCGGACCCGGCCGCGATCGAAGAGGCCGAAACCCGCGGCCTGATCTCGTTGGAGGCGACCGGCGCCAGTGTGCAAGCGCGTGTGGCCCATCCGATCTACGGCGAAGTACGTCGCCGACGCGCATCGGTGACCCGGTTGCGCCGGCTGCGCGGCTTGGTCGCCACCGAGTTGGCCGACACCGACGATTCCGACGACATTCGGGCACTGGTGAAGAGGGCCACGCTGAGCGTCGAGTCCGACCTCGCACCCGACGCGGACCTCCTGGTTCGCGCCGCCCACGGCGCGGTGTGGCTGGCCGACCTGCCGCTGGCGAATCGGCTTGCCGAGGCGGCAATGGCGGCCGGGGCCGGCCCGGAGCCGAATTTCGTCCGGGCGCATGCCCTTTCGTGGCTATCCCGGGGCGCCGAGGCCGACGCCGTACTGGACGCGATGGCCGCTAGTGAGCTCACCGACGTCGACCGGGCCAGGCTGGCCTTTCACCGGGCGAGCAACCTTCTATGGGCGCTGGGCGACCCGGACCGCGCAATCGAGATCGTCGACATGCAGTCCGATGTCACGGCCCCGGAAGCGCGCAGCTATCTCGATGCCTTTCGGGTGGTGCACCGGTTCGCGACCGACGACCCGACGTCGGCCGTAGAGGCCGCACATCAACTCGTGCTCGACGACTTGCCGCCGGTGGTCGGGGCCGAGATCGCGTGGGCATTGACGGTTGTTTCCGGTGAAGCCGGGCGGGTTGACGAGGCCGAGGCGCACGCCGGTGCCGGATACCGGGCCGCGACGCGCCGCTTCGACGCGCCGCAGATGCGGTTCAACATCGCCGACGCCCACCTGACGGCGCTGCTGCTCGCGGGCCGGATCACCGAAGCTGCCGAGGTCGCCGCGGAAGTCGGCAGGCAAGCCGCCGATTTACCCGGCGAAGCTCAATTGCTCGGTTCTGCGGTGGCAGGCCGGGCCGAGCTGGGCGCAGGGAGGCTCGATATCGCATGCCGACTGCTGGGACAAGCCGCGCTCGGCTTGTCGGCTGCCGGTCATGGCATGGGCTGGGGATATCGCTACAACGTCGTGCGCGTGACCGCGTTGGCGATGCACGGCGATTCCGCCGAGGCCACCGCGCTGCTCGCCGCGCTCGACGATGTGCGCCGACCCTTTCGATCCCTGGACTACGAGGTAAGCCTGGCTCGGGCCTGGGTGGTGGCCGGCCAGGGAGCCGTCAGCGAGGCGATCGCCATCGCATCGTCGGCGGCCGAACGCGCTTGCGGCAAGGGACAATTCGGGGCAGAGGTACTGTGCCTGCAAATCGCTGTCCAGTTCGGCGACCGCGGCAGCGCAGCCCGGCTCCGCGAACTCGAGTCGATCGTCGAAGGACCGCGAGCCGCTCTGGCGGCCCGGTTCGCCGAGGCGCTGCGCGACGGCGACGGCAGCGAACTGATTTCGGTGTCGGAGGCCTTCGAAGAGCTGGGTGACCTGGTCGCCGCCGCCGACGCCGCGGCGCATGCGGCCCTGACGCACCGCAAGCACGATCAGCGCGGGTCCGCTCTCACCGGCGCCACCCGTGCCACCGGGTTGGCGCAACGGTGCGGTGGACTGGTGACTCCCGCGCTGCGCCAGGCCGCTGAGCCGCTGCCGTTCACCGAGCGTGAACGCGAGATCGTCATGTTGATCGCCCAGGGCCTGTCCAACCGTGCCATCGCCCAGCGTCTGGTTCTGTCGGTCCGCACGGTCGAGAGCCACGTCTTTCGGGCCATGGCCAAGACCGGCACCAACACCCGGGAAGAACTGGCCGCACTGCTGGGCCGCCCTGGGTAG